A genome region from Fusarium musae strain F31 chromosome 5, whole genome shotgun sequence includes the following:
- a CDS encoding hypothetical protein (EggNog:ENOG41), translating into MSQPTESVIIIGAGIVGSAVSYFISQSSTPRAITLIDRSFTSLLGSSGIAPGFIGQFNESEILTKLAIDTVSEYVKIPGGFDRVGGLEIAFQDEGIQRLKSRCEDANKLGLDAKMLSIREAHQLAPELVNEDGKGQAVFFERDGTANAARITTWYQQEARKCGVNFVEADVKQLAISDGRVTGIEVAENETSRHLTADKVIITTGIWTQGLSSNLPFPVPVIPVGHPYMHAQPHEPLPHKNSFVRWPEHHVYARDHGANFGIGSYDHAPIGYKPDTSAKGEWVDWFKQPLDLATGLLPPAAAREFQNGNYFNGVFSMTPDNMPLAGRVQSVDGLFMAVAVWVTHAAGTAKFLTRIIDGEEVRGKTKEALDPERFKGQDFAELEEKSLTGYNSIYKTVKSGST; encoded by the coding sequence TATCTTATTTTATCTCCCAATCTTCAACCCCAAGAGCCATAACCCTAATCGACCGTTCATTCACTAGTCTTCTTGGTTCATCTGGAATAGCACCTGGATTCATCGGCCAATTCAATGAATCCGAGATCCTCACCAAACTTGCAATCGATACTGTCTCGGAATACGTCAAAATTCCCGGTGGTTTCGACAGAGTTGGTGGTTTAGAGATTGCATTCCAAGATGAGGGTATTCAACGACTCAAATCGAGATGTGAGGATGCGAATAAGCTTGGGCTTGACGCTAAGATGTTGAGTATTAGGGAGGCGCATCAACTTGCCCCAGAGTTAGTCAATGAGGATGGCAAAGGGCAGGCGGTCTTTTTCGAGAGGGATGGGACAGCAAATGCCGCGAGAATAACAACTTGGTATCAACAAGAGGCAAGGAAGTGTGGAGTCAACTTCGTGGAAGCCGACGTAAAGCAACTCGCCATCTCGGACGGCCGCGTCACAGGAATTGAGGTCGCTGAGAACGAGACATCGCGTCATCTCACTGCCGATAAAGTCATCATCACAACTGGAATCTGGACCCAAGGTCTCTCATCGAACCTCCCATTCCCTGTCCCCGTCATCCCCGTCGGTCATCCCTACATGCACGCCCAACCTCACGAACCACTTCCTCACAAGAATTCCTTCGTTCGCTGGCCGGAACATCATGTGTACGCTCGCGATCACGGTGCAAATTTCGGCATCGGAAGCTATGATCACGCACCCATTGGATACAAACCAGATACTTCGGCTAAAGGAGAATGGGTTGATTGGTTCAAGCAACCTCTCGACCTTGCTACAGGTTTACTTCCTCCTGCTGCAGCCCGAGAATTTCAAAATGGGAATTATTTCAACGGAGTGTTTAGTATGACGCCGGACAATATGCCCCTTGCTGGAAGGGTTCAGTCGGTCGACGGGCTGTTCATGGCGGTTGCAGTCTGGGTTACGCATGCCGCTGGTACAGCCAAGTTTCTGACAAGGATcattgatggagaagaagtcagAGGCAAGACAAAAGAGGCTCTTGATCCTGAGAGATTTAAGGGACAAGACTTTGCGGAGTTGGAAGAGAAGTCGTTGACGGGCTACAATTCTATTTACAAAACCGTTAAGTCAGGCTCGACTTAG
- a CDS encoding hypothetical protein (EggNog:ENOG41) — translation MGKLDTVSPKSHSDFPQPREDEESLTLHKDWSLDEEKRAKRKLDLIIMPLLTLGFFCLQLDRGNIANALTDNFMEDVGVTQNQFNVGQQMLSLGIVLFEIPSNMILYRVGPGKWLTLQLFLFGTVSTFQAFQNNYGSFVATRFLLGITESGFIPGGLWTLSTWYTRKETAKRVMFFYFGNQFGQASSKLLAYGILHMRGVGDKAGWFWLFVLMGAFTVLSGVVLGCCLPDSFKNPRSTFLPNVKIFNERELHILQTRVLLDDPMKGKKKKKIGLGAFKKAFSNWRLWVHVIITLTNNGPQRAFDTYSPSIVKSFGFQGLTSNALASVGLFLQIPVSWSFSYVSDRFNKRPETVIAGLSMHLLGYVFNRIFTELGRRGVSYFGVVWTQTFGTFSHPLNIAWMSLACDDSEERALAMAMVIMGANIAGIYGAQIFRSDDKPKYRRGFTINIVVLAVGLALAVLRFFDDKIWRRSKVAEIQQQLARENGDLIQSDEKSQSDAGQKDDRTPTLGFEKQSPAELNPIAKPTQ, via the exons ATGGGCAAACTTGACACTGTCTCACCAAAGTCCCACTCGGACTTCCCTCAGCCtcgagaggatgaggagtctCTCACCCTTCACAAAGATTGGAGTCTGGATGAGGAGAAAAGGGCTAAGCGCAA GCTtgacctcatcatcatgcccTTGTTAACGCTTGGCTTCTTCTGCCTTC AACTCGATCGAGGTAACATCGCCAATGCCCTGACCGATAACTTCATGGAAGATGTCGGCGTCACCCAAAACCAGTTCAACGTCGGTCAACAGATGCTCTCCCTCGGCATCGTCCTCTTCGAAATCCCCTCCAACATGATTTTGTACAGAGTAGGACCAGGAAAATGGTTAACTCTTCAATTATTCCTCTTTGGAACAGTCAGTACATTCCAAGCCTTCCAGAATAACTACGGATCCTTCGTCGCAACACGATTCCTCCTTGGTATCACCGAATCTGGTTTCATCCCCGGTGGACTCTGGACCTTGTCGACATGGTACACGCGTAAAGAAACTGCTAAGCGTGTCATGTTCTTCTACTTCGGAAACCAGTTTGGCCAAGCTTCTAGTAAGCTCTTGGCCTATGGTATTCTCCATATGCGTGGCGTTGGAGACAAGGCTGGCTGGTTCTGGCTCTTTGTTCTTATGGGCGCTTTCACTGTTCTTAGCGGTGTTGTTCTGGGCTGCTGCTTGCCTGACTCCTTCAAGAATCCCCGAAGCACATTCCTACCCAAtgtcaagatcttcaacgaAAGAGAGCTGCATATTCTCCAGACAcgtgttcttcttgatgaccctatgaagggaaagaagaagaagaagattggcCTTGGTGCCTTCAAGAAAGCT TTCTCCAACTGGCGCCTTTGGGTTcatgtcatcatcacccttACTAATAATGGCCCGCAACGTGCTTTCGACACATACAGTCCTTCCATCGTCAAGAGTTTCGGCTTCCAGGGTCTCACTAGTAACGCCCTCGCATCAGTCggtctcttcctccagaTCCCTGTTTCGTGGTCCTTCAGCTACGTTTCTGATCGATT CAATAAGAGACCAGAGACTGTCATCGCGGGTTTGAGCATGCACCTGTTGGGTTATGTGTTCAACCGTATCTTCACGGAACTCGGACGAAGAGGAGTCAGCTATTTTGGCGTTGTCTGGACTCAGACCTTTGGTACCTTCTCACACCCTCTGAACATCGCTTGGATGTCTCTGGCCTGTGACGATTCAGAAGAACGAGCACTCGCTATGGCCAT GGTCATTATGGGAGCGAACATCGCAG GTATCTATGGTGCCCAGATCTTCCGATCCGACGACAAGCCCAAGTATCGTCGTGGCTTTACTATCAACATCGTTGTCCTTGCAGTTGGTCTCGCTCTTGCGGTCCTTCGATTCTTCGACGACAAGATCTGGCGTCGCTCCAAGGTTGCCGAgatccagcagcagcttgccCGTGAAAACGGCGATCTTATTCAGAGCGATGAGAAGAGTCAGAGTGATGCTGGGCAGAAAGATGACCGTACACCCACGCTTGGTTTCGAGAAGCAATCTCCTGCTGAGCTGAACCCCATCGCAAAGCCAACCCAGTGA
- a CDS encoding hypothetical protein (EggNog:ENOG41) → MTGRYVAFDKVFSSLFYRMLWLAGIEEPRSFATEADIEKITQGYMELEPRPDLKECFDKLRAAGFTVRGLTAGDFDRVLGYFDKAGIEFPKEHLMSCDSFGVGKPDLKAYASTFEELKGAKELWFAAAHMWDVSSAKQVGFKSAYCSVLEKETCVDIFGEMDVMSDTLSEMADKIIQASS, encoded by the exons ATGACTGGTAGATACGTCGCATTCGACAAAGTGTTTTCGTCTCTATTTTATCGCATGCTTTGGCTCGCCGGCATCGAGGAACCACGCTCCTTCGCAACTGAGGCTGATATCGAGAAGATTACGCAAGGCTACATGGAGCTTGAGCCAAGACCTGACCTCAAGGAGTGTTTTGATAAGCTTCGAGCAGCGGGATTCACGGTGCGTGGTCTGACAGCTGGGGACTTCGACAGAGTGCTTGGATACTTTGATAAGGCGGGTATTGAGTTTCCAAAGGAGCACCTGATGTCCTGTGACTCATTTGGAGTGGGTAAGCCGGACCTCAAGGCATATGCCTCGACTtttgaggagttgaagggAGCAAAGGAGCTTTGGTTCGCTGCGGCCCATATGTGGGACGTGAGCTCAGCTAAGCAAGTCGG ATTCAAGAGTGCCTATTGTTCTGTGCTGGAAAAAGAGACCTGTGTTGACATCTTTGGGGAGATGGATGTCATGTCGGATACTCTGAGCGAGATGGCAGATAAGATTATCCAAGCCTCTTCTTAA
- a CDS encoding hypothetical protein (EggNog:ENOG41) gives MGEAPLALTFLCQGFAFAIPQSIARAQSPKLTASLDAAQEMSQNPVVTVKDFSLDTVNCMVEFFKSGCYEVDQRNLPSVLQAVGGSPAPEHFMRDVLTCHLQICAIATQYGVPKLCELARDNIQKVFGGKWFDSAFLFTAAMVLKSKDDKLQRLLVTLARGHLHSLTTSDGFDHATMLKSFHPKLREQDDTVQQNGDQTKSTTAPSIKKESSTELEALRLQVSSLKQQVITVSSERDQLREQISVVPVKQEELRQSHADIAAERDSLRGRLSTLAAENEELRKVAAKKPAQVNRDEHGISDANKKSSTEIEAEESAKIIETLQLELRVTKSESGLLKARWAREKTVSSILTQENDELKKTLELEKRSRVSITEFARDDVRNALKDEQKVTTDLTAKLAQASEALEAERKHTATLVKELTQTKRDLELERQRNSGMSLRDRDRMNETIRAQKSEISALVKGRDEIKRELQMVRTEKKNEIDRKWEITNKINALIHTMHEWDECRHCGAEFGTYVEDHGSTLVLRCADCTTRHWA, from the exons ATGGGAGAAGCACCTTTAGCTCTGACCTTTCTGTGCCAGGGGTTTGCATTTGCTATTCCACAGTCTATCGCGCGAGCGCAGTCCCCGAAGCTCACAGCTTCTCTCGATGCCGCTCAAGAA ATGTCTCAGAATCCGGTTGTCACCGTCAAAGACTTCTCCTTGGACACAGTAAACTGTATGGTTGAATTCTTCAAGTCTGGTTGCTACGAAGTCGACCAGAGAAACTTGCCAAGTGTGCTGCAAGCTG TTGGAGGCTCGCCAGCTCCGGAGCACTTCATGCGCGATGTATTAACCTGCCACCTTCAAATCTGTGCTATCGCTACGCAATATGGCGTTCCCAAGCTATGCGAGCTTGCTAGAGACAACATTCAGAAGGTCTTCGGAGGAAAATGGTTCGATTCGGCTTTCCTTTTTACTGCCGCCATGGTCTTGAAATCAAAGGACGATAAGCTGCAAAGATTACTTGTTACTCTTGCGAGAGGGCACCTCCATTCTCTAACAACTTCTGACGGCTTCGACCATGCGACAATGCTCAAAAGTTTTCATCCCAAGCTCCGAGAGCAAGACGATACGGTTCAACAAAATGGAGATCAAACGAAATCAACAACGGCTCCATCGATCAAGAAAGAGAGCTCCACTGAGCTTGAGGCCCTCCGACTCcaagtctcttctctcaaACAACAAGTAATAACAGTCTCCAGTGAGCGAGACCAACTTAGAGAGCAGATATCGGTTGTCCCAGTCAAGCAGGAAGAACTACGACAGAGCCACGCAGATATTGCTGCTGAGCGAGACTCATTGCGTGGTAGGTTGTCAACCTTAGCAGCCGAGAATGAAGAACTCCGGAAGGTTGCGGCGAAAAAGCCCGCTCAAGTCAATCGCGATGAACATGGAATAAGTGATGCGAACAAGAAATCTTCAACGGAAATTGAAGCAGAGGAAAGCGCTAAAATAATTGAGACACTCCAACTAGAGCTTAGAGTTACAAAATCCGAGAGTGGCTTGCTCAAGGCCAGATGGGCTAGAGAGAAGACAGTGTCGTCGATTCTGACCCAAGAGAACGACGAGCTGAAGAAAACCCTCGAACTCGAGAAACGTAGCAGGGTCAGCATTACGGAATTTGCACGAGACGATGTTCGAAATGCCCTCAAAGACGAGCAGAAGGTGACAACAGACTTGACCGCGAAACTCGCCCAAGCGTCAGAGGCCCTCGAGGCAGAAAGAAAGCACACAGCAACTCTAGTGAAAGAACTCACTCAAACCAAGAGAGACCTTGAACTGGAGAGACAACGAAACAGTGGCATGTCTCTGAGGGACCGAGACAGAATGAACGAAACTATCAGGGCCCAGAAAAGCGAAATTTCGGCGCTCGTTAAAGGAcgagatgagatcaagaGGGAATTACAGATGGTGAggactgagaagaagaatgagatTGACAGAAAATGGGAGATCACCAACAAGATTAATGCGTTAATCCACACAATGCACGAGTGGGATGAGTGCCGTCATTGCGGTGCTGAATTTGGAACATACGTGGAAGACCACGGCAGCACGCTAGTTCTGCGATGCGCTGACTGCACAACTCGACACTGGGCCTGA